From one Synechocystis sp. PCC 6803 substr. PCC-P genomic stretch:
- the secF gene encoding protein translocase subunit SecF, whose translation MKLDLFKWEKPAWIVSSLLVLISIFAMAISWAQFQAPFRPGLDFVGGTRLQLQLECASSNNCPAAIDVAEVQDILGGVGLGNSSVQVIEDYTLSIRQQTLDVEQREAVQKALNEGIGKFDPETIQIDTVGPTVGKALFRSGVLALVISLLGIIIYLTIRFQLDYAVFAIIALLYDALITMGAFAIFGLVGGVEVDSLFLVALLTIIGFSVNDTVVIYDRVRETLERHSDWDINHVVDDAVNQTLTRSINTSLTTSLPLVAIFLFGGDSLKFFALALIIGFASGVYSSIFMATTLWAWWRKWRSPKNPPREMVAEV comes from the coding sequence ATGAAATTAGACCTGTTCAAATGGGAAAAGCCAGCTTGGATCGTTTCTTCTCTCTTGGTGCTGATCAGTATTTTCGCCATGGCAATTTCCTGGGCACAATTCCAAGCTCCTTTTAGGCCAGGTCTCGATTTCGTCGGTGGTACCCGTTTGCAACTACAACTGGAATGCGCCAGCAGCAATAATTGCCCAGCGGCGATCGATGTGGCGGAGGTGCAGGATATTCTCGGCGGCGTGGGCTTAGGTAACAGTAGTGTGCAGGTAATTGAGGACTATACCCTTTCTATCCGTCAACAAACCCTGGATGTGGAACAACGGGAAGCGGTGCAAAAAGCATTGAATGAAGGCATAGGTAAGTTCGACCCGGAAACTATCCAAATTGACACCGTTGGCCCCACGGTAGGCAAAGCTTTATTCCGTTCTGGGGTGTTAGCCCTGGTGATTTCCCTGCTGGGGATTATCATCTATTTAACTATCCGTTTTCAGCTTGATTACGCTGTTTTTGCCATTATCGCCCTACTTTATGATGCCTTGATTACCATGGGAGCCTTTGCCATTTTTGGCTTAGTGGGAGGAGTGGAAGTTGATAGTCTTTTCCTGGTGGCGTTACTGACCATCATCGGCTTTTCTGTCAATGACACCGTGGTCATATACGACCGGGTGCGGGAAACCCTAGAGCGCCATTCTGACTGGGATATTAACCATGTGGTGGATGATGCAGTCAATCAAACTTTGACCCGTTCCATTAACACTTCTTTGACCACTTCTTTGCCCCTGGTAGCAATCTTTCTTTTCGGTGGTGATAGTCTCAAATTCTTTGCTTTAGCTTTGATTATTGGCTTTGCTTCCGGGGTTTATTCCAGTATTTTCATGGCCACAACCCTCTGGGCCTGGTGGCGTAAATGGCGATCGCCAAAGAATCCTCCTAGGGAAATGGTGGCGGAGGTTTAA
- a CDS encoding DUF4126 domain-containing protein — translation MSTLLGILAILSAAAAAGMRIALPLLIVGLIQGQLWSEVPLLWRVNPQVVVAVLTSWSLFELFGSKKLLGQRVLQIVQLLFTPLVGAMMAITVARLLTSELASQLEMDFRFPPLWVVGAIGSLFALAIRLVAIGWFFRLRGLPFWVTVLEDLFSVGLVLFAFKAPKNGGLIAILLLWIVVRSSTAWRTWFLANHSRDQPSEPKNRQ, via the coding sequence ATGAGCACCCTCCTTGGAATCCTCGCAATTTTGTCAGCGGCGGCAGCGGCGGGGATGCGCATTGCCCTACCGTTGTTAATAGTTGGTCTAATCCAAGGTCAGTTATGGTCGGAAGTGCCCCTACTCTGGAGGGTTAATCCCCAGGTGGTAGTGGCGGTGTTGACCAGTTGGTCTTTGTTTGAATTGTTTGGCTCAAAAAAGTTGCTGGGCCAGAGAGTTCTACAAATTGTGCAATTGTTGTTCACTCCCCTAGTGGGGGCAATGATGGCCATCACTGTCGCTAGATTATTGACTTCAGAGTTGGCTTCACAATTGGAAATGGATTTTCGTTTTCCTCCCCTATGGGTGGTGGGGGCGATCGGTTCCCTCTTTGCTCTGGCCATAAGGCTAGTGGCGATCGGTTGGTTTTTTCGCTTGCGGGGGTTGCCCTTTTGGGTAACAGTTTTAGAGGATTTATTCTCGGTGGGACTGGTACTATTCGCTTTCAAAGCTCCCAAAAATGGTGGCTTAATCGCGATTTTGCTGTTGTGGATTGTTGTCCGCAGTTCCACTGCCTGGAGAACCTGGTTTTTGGCCAACCACAGTCGCGACCAGCCATCCGAACCTAAAAATCGCCAATGA
- the rpmI gene encoding 50S ribosomal protein L35 yields the protein MPKLKTRKAAAKRFRPTGSGKKIIRRKAFKNHLLEHKSSEQKHRRLSNLALVHEADEKNVRLMLPYM from the coding sequence ATGCCCAAACTTAAAACTCGTAAAGCCGCCGCCAAACGATTTCGCCCAACCGGCAGTGGCAAGAAGATTATCCGTCGCAAAGCGTTTAAAAATCACCTATTGGAACATAAGAGTTCTGAACAGAAACATCGTCGTCTGTCTAACCTAGCTTTGGTGCATGAAGCCGATGAGAAAAATGTCCGGCTCATGCTTCCCTATATGTAA
- the urtD gene encoding urea ABC transporter ATP-binding protein UrtD yields the protein MTSKILEIQDLTVSFDGFRALNHLTFSMNPGELRVIIGPNGAGKTTFLDVITGKVQPTEGRVLFQGKDIRKIPEYRIARLGVGRKFQTPRVYLNLTVAENLDLAVNRKKSVWGTLMGQATGAEQRSVGGLLETIGLTPKAHLAAALLSHGEKQRLEIGMLVAQSPTLLLVDEPVAGLTDEETENVGDLLLALAESHSIIVIEHDMEFVRQIARKVTVLHQGSVLCEGNMDQIQNDPKVIEVYLGEAPSLSPQQFKILRTVAAVAAADGKISETEMAIILDNLSQVFKGSGSDPQHLRQELQDYLLQGVEVDFANLTEEIPKQEDRELVLRLSQEIVAVHRQEPEPFWEWQAYQELLRGLNLPITAISVDEDGD from the coding sequence ATGACCAGCAAAATCTTAGAAATTCAAGACCTGACGGTGAGCTTTGACGGCTTTAGGGCCCTCAACCATTTGACTTTTTCCATGAATCCGGGGGAATTGCGGGTAATTATTGGCCCCAACGGCGCAGGAAAAACAACTTTTTTAGACGTGATCACCGGTAAAGTTCAACCAACGGAAGGCCGGGTCCTATTCCAAGGCAAAGACATTCGTAAAATTCCGGAATATCGCATTGCCCGTCTGGGGGTGGGGCGGAAATTTCAAACTCCTAGGGTCTATCTCAATCTGACGGTGGCGGAAAATTTGGACTTGGCGGTAAACCGAAAAAAGTCCGTTTGGGGTACTTTGATGGGACAGGCTACCGGAGCTGAGCAGCGCAGTGTGGGAGGACTGTTGGAAACCATTGGCCTGACCCCCAAAGCTCACTTGGCGGCGGCCCTACTCTCCCACGGCGAAAAACAACGGCTTGAAATTGGCATGTTGGTGGCCCAGTCCCCCACTTTATTGTTGGTGGATGAGCCGGTGGCGGGATTGACTGATGAAGAAACGGAAAATGTGGGGGATTTGCTCTTGGCCCTGGCGGAAAGCCATTCCATCATTGTGATTGAACATGATATGGAGTTTGTGCGCCAAATTGCCCGCAAGGTGACAGTACTCCATCAGGGTTCAGTATTGTGTGAAGGTAACATGGACCAGATTCAAAATGATCCCAAAGTAATTGAAGTGTATTTAGGAGAAGCCCCCAGCCTTTCCCCCCAACAGTTTAAAATTCTTCGCACAGTGGCCGCTGTCGCCGCCGCCGACGGCAAAATTTCTGAGACAGAAATGGCGATTATTTTAGATAACCTCAGTCAGGTGTTTAAAGGCAGTGGATCTGATCCTCAGCATCTGCGACAGGAGTTGCAAGATTATTTGTTGCAGGGGGTTGAAGTGGACTTTGCTAACTTAACGGAAGAAATTCCCAAACAGGAAGACCGAGAATTGGTGTTGCGCCTGAGCCAAGAAATTGTGGCGGTACACCGACAAGAACCAGAACCTTTTTGGGAGTGGCAAGCCTATCAGGAATTACTGCGGGGTCTGAATTTACCCATCACGGCTATCAGTGTTGATGAGGATGGAGATTAG
- the lpxD gene encoding UDP-3-O-(3-hydroxymyristoyl)glucosamine N-acyltransferase, with protein sequence MEFSQLVERLQTHIQCHSLEKFGDRNPTLGGVAALTEALTGQISYVDSAKYAPQMKTTQASALILPPDAKLQAEADAQGIAWCATAQPRLLFAAAIAVFYQPYRPPAGIHATAVIDPSVHCGEDVSIGPHVVIYPNVTLGDRVCIHGNVVIYPGVTIGNDSVLHGNCTIHERTQIGQGCVIHSGAAIGAEGFGFVPTPEGWFKMEQSGQVVLEDGVEIGCNSAVDRPAVGETRIGKNTKLDNMVHVAHGCRIGEACALAGQVGLAGGVTIGNRVILAGQVGVADKSEIGDGAIASAQTGIHGKVGPKEVVCGSPHMPHKLYLKASAIYKRLPEMYDTLKKLKKV encoded by the coding sequence ATGGAATTTAGCCAACTCGTAGAACGCCTACAAACCCATATCCAATGCCACAGCCTAGAAAAATTTGGCGATCGCAATCCAACCCTTGGGGGCGTTGCCGCCTTAACGGAGGCCTTGACCGGGCAAATCAGTTACGTCGATAGTGCCAAGTATGCGCCTCAAATGAAGACAACCCAGGCCAGTGCGCTAATTTTGCCCCCGGATGCAAAACTTCAAGCAGAAGCGGATGCCCAAGGTATAGCCTGGTGTGCCACTGCCCAACCCCGGCTCCTATTTGCGGCGGCGATCGCCGTTTTTTATCAACCCTATCGTCCACCGGCGGGTATCCATGCCACTGCTGTTATCGATCCCTCGGTGCATTGTGGTGAGGACGTGAGCATTGGCCCCCATGTGGTAATTTATCCCAACGTGACCCTCGGCGATCGGGTGTGCATCCACGGCAATGTGGTGATTTACCCCGGTGTGACCATTGGCAACGACAGCGTACTCCATGGTAACTGCACCATCCACGAACGAACTCAGATTGGCCAAGGTTGTGTGATCCATAGCGGAGCGGCGATCGGGGCAGAGGGTTTCGGCTTTGTGCCTACCCCCGAAGGCTGGTTCAAAATGGAACAATCCGGCCAAGTAGTTTTGGAAGACGGGGTAGAAATTGGCTGTAACAGTGCAGTAGATCGTCCCGCCGTGGGGGAAACCCGCATCGGGAAAAATACTAAACTCGACAATATGGTGCATGTGGCCCATGGTTGTCGTATTGGTGAGGCTTGTGCTCTAGCCGGCCAAGTGGGTTTAGCGGGGGGAGTTACCATCGGCAACCGGGTAATCCTCGCTGGTCAGGTGGGAGTAGCGGACAAATCCGAGATCGGTGACGGGGCGATCGCCTCGGCTCAAACGGGAATCCATGGCAAAGTGGGGCCCAAAGAAGTAGTTTGTGGCAGTCCCCATATGCCCCACAAGCTTTATCTCAAAGCCTCTGCCATCTATAAGCGTTTACCGGAAATGTACGACACCCTCAAAAAACTGAAAAAAGTTTAA
- the radC gene encoding DNA repair protein RadC yields MSYSLRIADLPEDERPREKLLKYGAKHLGNAELIAILLATGQGKGKLSAVGLGQYILQQLGQNRQDPMDVLRNIHPQELIAFPGIGPAKATTILAAVELGKRVFQSRPLEKMVVDSPEAAAIALSQDLMWQTQEHFAIVMLDVKNRLLATKVITIGTATETLIHPREIFREVIKQGATRLIVAHNHPSGGLEPSPEDIRLTEFLLQGAQYLQIPVLDHLILGHGKHQSLRQCTDLWERFPQGD; encoded by the coding sequence ATGAGTTATAGCCTGAGAATTGCCGATCTACCGGAGGATGAACGCCCCAGGGAAAAATTGCTCAAATACGGGGCCAAGCATCTGGGGAATGCTGAATTGATCGCCATTCTCTTGGCCACAGGTCAAGGCAAAGGCAAGCTGTCGGCGGTGGGTCTGGGGCAATATATTTTGCAACAGTTGGGACAAAATCGTCAGGACCCCATGGACGTGTTGCGTAATATCCACCCTCAGGAATTGATTGCTTTTCCCGGCATTGGTCCCGCTAAGGCCACCACGATTTTAGCGGCGGTAGAATTGGGTAAACGGGTGTTCCAGAGTCGTCCCTTGGAAAAAATGGTGGTGGATAGTCCCGAAGCGGCGGCGATCGCCTTGAGCCAGGATTTGATGTGGCAGACCCAGGAACATTTTGCCATTGTCATGCTAGACGTAAAAAACCGTTTGCTGGCGACCAAAGTGATTACCATTGGCACCGCCACAGAGACCCTAATTCACCCCAGGGAAATCTTTCGGGAGGTGATCAAACAGGGTGCCACCAGGCTGATTGTGGCCCATAACCATCCCTCCGGTGGGCTAGAGCCGAGCCCGGAAGATATCAGGCTGACAGAATTCCTACTCCAGGGGGCCCAATACTTGCAAATTCCGGTATTGGACCATCTCATTTTGGGCCACGGCAAGCACCAAAGTTTGCGGCAATGCACAGATCTGTGGGAGCGTTTTCCCCAGGGAGATTAG
- the rplT gene encoding 50S ribosomal protein L20 has translation MTRVKRGNVARKRRKKILKLAKGFRGSHSKLFRTANQQVMKALRNAYRDRRKRKRDFRRLWITRINAAARQEGMSYSKLTGQLKKANIEINRKMLAQLAVLDPAAFSEVVKVAATAK, from the coding sequence ATGACCAGAGTTAAACGGGGCAACGTTGCCCGCAAACGCCGCAAGAAAATTCTCAAGTTAGCCAAAGGTTTCCGGGGTTCCCACTCCAAACTTTTCCGCACCGCTAACCAACAGGTAATGAAGGCTCTACGCAATGCCTACCGCGATCGCCGTAAGCGTAAACGGGATTTCCGTCGTCTGTGGATTACCCGCATCAACGCTGCCGCTCGCCAAGAAGGTATGAGCTACAGCAAGCTGACCGGACAATTGAAAAAAGCCAATATTGAAATCAACCGTAAAATGTTGGCCCAGTTGGCTGTTTTAGACCCCGCCGCTTTTAGTGAAGTGGTAAAAGTTGCCGCCACCGCAAAGTAG
- the purF gene encoding amidophosphoribosyltransferase, whose amino-acid sequence MFPPSSDLTELNDGQPLSGHHADKPEEACGVFGIYAPEEAVAKLTYFGLYALQHRGQESAGIATFAGTTVHCHKDMGLVSQVFQESKLNEMVGTLAVGHTRYSTTGSSHRVNAQPAVLPTRLGPLALAHNGNLVNTNQLREALAERGCEDFVTTTDSEMIAVAIANEVDKGKDWVEGTIAALTLCAGAYSLVIGTPEGIIGVRDPHGIRPLVIGVLEEETPRYVLASETCALDIIGATYVRTVEAGELVHITESGLVSHRLAESADRKLCVFEMIYFSRPDSVVNDESLYTYRMRIGKHLAKESPVDADLVMGVPDSGIPAAIGFSQASGIPYAEGLIKNRYVGRTFIQPTQHMREHGIRMKLNPLKDVLAGKRIIIVDDSIVRGTTSRKIVRALREAGATEVHMRISSPPVTHPCFYGIDTDSQDQLIAARLTVAEIAEQIEVDSLAYLSQEGMLLCTGEDISHFCSACFNGRYPITVPDAVRRSKLMLENITA is encoded by the coding sequence ATGTTTCCCCCCTCCAGTGATTTGACTGAGTTGAATGATGGTCAGCCTTTGTCTGGCCACCATGCCGATAAACCAGAAGAAGCATGTGGGGTGTTTGGCATTTACGCCCCTGAAGAAGCGGTGGCCAAATTGACCTATTTTGGACTTTATGCCCTGCAACATCGGGGTCAGGAGTCGGCGGGTATTGCCACTTTTGCCGGGACAACGGTTCACTGCCACAAGGATATGGGGCTAGTGTCCCAGGTTTTTCAAGAATCTAAACTGAATGAAATGGTGGGTACTCTGGCTGTGGGCCACACCCGCTACTCCACCACGGGATCCAGCCATCGGGTCAATGCTCAACCGGCAGTGCTCCCTACCCGTTTGGGTCCCCTGGCCCTGGCCCACAATGGCAATTTGGTTAACACTAACCAGTTGCGAGAAGCTTTAGCGGAAAGGGGCTGTGAGGACTTTGTCACCACCACCGATTCGGAAATGATTGCAGTGGCGATCGCCAATGAGGTGGATAAAGGCAAAGACTGGGTGGAAGGCACCATTGCGGCCCTGACCCTTTGTGCGGGAGCCTATAGCTTAGTGATCGGCACACCGGAGGGAATCATTGGAGTCAGGGATCCCCATGGCATTCGCCCCCTGGTGATCGGTGTGTTAGAAGAAGAAACTCCCCGCTATGTATTGGCATCGGAAACCTGTGCCCTGGACATCATCGGTGCCACCTATGTGCGCACGGTGGAAGCCGGAGAATTGGTCCATATCACCGAATCTGGCCTAGTTTCCCATCGATTAGCCGAAAGCGCTGACCGTAAACTCTGTGTGTTCGAGATGATTTATTTTTCTCGCCCGGATAGCGTGGTTAACGATGAAAGCCTCTACACCTATCGCATGCGCATTGGCAAACATTTAGCCAAAGAATCCCCTGTGGATGCTGATCTCGTGATGGGGGTACCCGATTCCGGTATTCCAGCGGCGATCGGCTTTTCCCAAGCTTCCGGTATTCCCTATGCCGAAGGTTTAATCAAAAATCGTTACGTGGGGCGTACCTTTATCCAACCCACCCAACATATGCGAGAGCACGGCATCCGCATGAAACTCAATCCTCTCAAAGACGTATTGGCCGGTAAACGGATCATTATCGTCGATGACTCTATTGTGCGGGGCACCACTAGTCGCAAAATTGTCCGAGCGTTACGGGAAGCTGGAGCAACAGAGGTACATATGCGGATTTCTTCTCCGCCAGTGACCCATCCTTGCTTCTATGGCATTGATACCGACAGTCAAGATCAACTAATTGCGGCCAGACTGACAGTGGCGGAGATTGCTGAGCAAATTGAAGTGGACTCCCTCGCTTATCTTTCCCAGGAAGGCATGTTGTTGTGCACCGGCGAAGATATTTCCCATTTTTGTTCTGCCTGCTTCAATGGAAGATACCCCATCACTGTGCCAGATGCGGTCAGGCGCTCTAAATTAATGCTGGAGAATATTACTGCTTGA
- a CDS encoding ABC transporter ATP-binding protein: MGVAVQVKQLRKKYGAIPAVKDISFAVPRGEIFGLLGPNGAGKTTTIRCLCTLAKPDGGELWIDGVNVLSDPRQARRRLGYVAQEVAIDKILTGRELLQLQASLYHLDAISSQKRIDQLLDILGLTAYADQKTGTYSGGLKKRLDLAAGLLHQPTVLVLDEPSVGLDIESRFILWEFLRQLRDAGTTVVITSHYLEEIDALADRLAIIDQGTVIATGTPTELKDRVGGDRVTLRIKEFTADQEAEKASQILRSLAFVQEVIVNQAQGNSLNLVVTPQSNPLSQIEKALLADGLPIFSLAQSRPSLDDVYLAATGKTLMDADLAAAAQRDLKAEKKQAMKAS, from the coding sequence ATGGGCGTTGCTGTTCAAGTCAAACAACTCCGAAAAAAGTACGGTGCTATCCCTGCGGTGAAGGACATTTCCTTTGCGGTGCCCAGGGGAGAGATATTTGGTTTACTTGGTCCCAACGGTGCCGGTAAGACCACCACTATCCGTTGCTTATGTACTCTAGCCAAACCAGACGGAGGGGAACTGTGGATTGATGGCGTAAACGTATTAAGCGATCCCCGCCAGGCCCGGCGCCGTTTAGGCTATGTGGCCCAGGAAGTTGCCATAGATAAAATCTTAACAGGTCGAGAATTGTTGCAACTACAAGCTTCCCTCTACCATCTTGATGCCATTAGCTCTCAAAAACGCATCGACCAACTTTTAGATATTTTGGGCTTAACAGCCTATGCAGATCAGAAAACTGGAACTTATTCCGGCGGGCTAAAAAAACGTTTGGACCTAGCAGCAGGTTTACTCCATCAACCAACGGTGTTGGTGTTGGATGAACCATCGGTGGGGCTAGACATTGAAAGTCGCTTTATTCTCTGGGAATTTTTGCGCCAATTGCGAGATGCAGGCACTACGGTAGTAATTACAAGCCATTACCTGGAGGAAATTGATGCCCTAGCCGATCGCCTAGCCATCATTGACCAGGGCACAGTTATCGCCACCGGCACCCCCACGGAACTAAAAGACCGGGTAGGGGGGGACAGGGTCACCCTCAGAATTAAGGAATTTACGGCAGACCAGGAAGCAGAAAAAGCTAGCCAAATTCTCCGCTCCCTAGCTTTCGTTCAGGAAGTGATTGTCAACCAAGCCCAAGGCAATTCCCTCAATCTGGTGGTGACGCCCCAGAGTAATCCCCTCAGTCAGATCGAAAAAGCCCTACTCGCTGACGGTTTACCGATTTTCAGCTTGGCCCAATCCCGACCTAGTTTGGATGATGTGTACCTAGCGGCCACCGGCAAAACCCTGATGGATGCGGACTTGGCCGCTGCTGCCCAACGGGATCTCAAAGCAGAAAAAAAACAAGCGATGAAAGCTAGTTAA
- a CDS encoding rhodanese-related sulfurtransferase, which translates to MAYQVTTFYHFTRLNCLAEKQSRWQELGDRLGLKGTILLAEEGVNATIAGESAAIEEMVKIMAADLGLTSVPQRHSWAKTIPFQRMKVKIKPEIVSLGQPQVNPEKQVGTYVSPQQWNQLLQDPDVVVIDTRNDYEVAIGTFQGAVNPCTKKFRQFPDYVKNNLDQQKNKKVAMFCTGGIRCEKASAYLLEEGFAEVYHLRGGILHYLETIAPEESLWQGECFVFDERVAVQEGLKVGSHALCDHCGYPLRVGDLAEIRYAVRHCPQCGLTVAVSNEL; encoded by the coding sequence ATGGCTTATCAGGTAACAACTTTTTACCATTTTACCCGGCTCAATTGTTTGGCAGAGAAGCAAAGCCGTTGGCAGGAGTTGGGCGATCGCCTGGGGCTAAAGGGAACTATTTTGTTGGCAGAGGAAGGGGTCAATGCCACAATTGCTGGTGAGTCGGCAGCCATCGAAGAAATGGTCAAAATTATGGCAGCGGATTTGGGCCTAACCAGTGTGCCCCAACGTCATTCCTGGGCAAAAACCATACCTTTCCAACGAATGAAGGTGAAAATTAAGCCGGAAATTGTCAGCCTTGGCCAGCCTCAGGTGAACCCGGAAAAACAAGTGGGAACTTATGTGTCGCCCCAGCAGTGGAATCAATTGCTCCAAGACCCTGATGTGGTGGTGATTGATACCCGCAACGATTATGAAGTGGCGATCGGCACCTTCCAGGGGGCAGTCAATCCCTGTACCAAAAAATTTCGCCAATTCCCCGACTATGTGAAGAATAATCTAGACCAGCAAAAAAACAAAAAAGTAGCGATGTTTTGCACTGGGGGGATTCGCTGCGAAAAAGCTAGTGCCTATCTCTTGGAGGAGGGATTTGCGGAGGTTTACCATCTCCGGGGGGGAATTTTGCATTACCTAGAAACCATTGCCCCGGAGGAAAGTTTGTGGCAGGGGGAATGTTTTGTCTTTGATGAAAGGGTAGCGGTGCAAGAAGGCTTAAAAGTTGGCTCCCATGCCCTCTGTGACCATTGTGGTTATCCCCTTAGGGTTGGCGATCTCGCAGAGATCCGCTACGCGGTGCGCCATTGTCCCCAGTGCGGTTTAACGGTGGCGGTAAGCAATGAGTTATAG
- a CDS encoding ABC transporter permease: MSQTLTPPKITSLLAPQAAPANPPSLTVEFFQETIALTKRLFIQLQRRPTTLVAGIIQPFMWLVLFGALFLNAPQGLFGNDLNYAQFLAPGIIVFTAFSGALNAGLPVMFDREFGFLNRLLVAPLASRYSIVAASTVYIISLSLIQAAVIVGASALLGAGLPNSFGLGMIALIVFLIVLGVTALSLGLAFALPGHIELIAVIFVTNLPLLFASTALAPLDFMAHWLQVVASLNPLTYAIEPIRYIYLNGNWGLDSTVLTAPWFSLNFAQVLGVLVLFDGLVLLLIQPLLKRRFL, from the coding sequence ATGAGTCAAACCCTCACCCCTCCCAAAATCACTTCCCTGCTAGCTCCTCAGGCCGCCCCGGCCAATCCCCCCAGCTTAACGGTGGAGTTTTTCCAAGAAACCATTGCCCTAACTAAGAGGTTATTTATCCAACTGCAACGGCGGCCTACCACCCTAGTGGCAGGGATCATTCAGCCGTTTATGTGGTTAGTGCTATTTGGTGCCCTATTTCTCAATGCGCCCCAGGGCCTATTTGGTAATGACCTCAACTATGCCCAATTTCTAGCACCGGGCATTATTGTTTTTACTGCCTTTTCAGGGGCTTTGAATGCCGGTCTACCGGTGATGTTTGATCGGGAATTTGGTTTTTTGAATCGCTTGCTGGTTGCTCCCTTGGCCTCTCGCTACTCCATTGTGGCCGCCTCCACGGTGTATATCATCAGTCTGAGCCTGATCCAAGCAGCAGTGATTGTCGGGGCCAGTGCTCTGCTGGGAGCTGGTTTACCCAATAGCTTTGGTTTGGGAATGATTGCCCTGATTGTTTTCCTAATCGTGTTGGGGGTAACGGCCCTAAGTTTAGGTTTAGCCTTTGCCCTGCCGGGCCACATTGAATTGATTGCGGTAATTTTTGTCACTAATTTACCCCTACTCTTCGCCAGTACTGCCCTTGCTCCTTTGGACTTCATGGCCCATTGGTTGCAGGTGGTGGCCAGTTTAAATCCATTAACCTATGCCATCGAACCAATCCGTTACATTTACCTGAATGGCAACTGGGGTTTGGATAGTACGGTTTTGACTGCCCCTTGGTTCAGTTTGAATTTCGCCCAGGTATTGGGGGTGTTAGTTTTGTTTGATGGTTTAGTATTGTTATTAATCCAACCTTTGCTCAAACGTCGCTTTTTGTGA